One window of Phoenix dactylifera cultivar Barhee BC4 chromosome 5, palm_55x_up_171113_PBpolish2nd_filt_p, whole genome shotgun sequence genomic DNA carries:
- the LOC103703970 gene encoding 60S ribosomal protein L44-like — MPFPISMFNLTCAARASFQNPNNKAAAAASSGALAARNDWEGRGRGEERSVDWVATMVNVPKTKKTYCKNKACRKHTLHKVTQYKKGKDSLSAQGKRRYDRKQSGYGGQTKPVFHKKAKTTKKIVLKLQCQSCKHYSQHPIKRCKHFEIGGDKKGKGTSLF; from the exons ATGCCCTTTCCAATATCCATGTTTAACCTCACGTGCGCCGCACGTGCTTCCTTTCAGAACCCTAATAATAAGGCTGCCGCGGCCGCCTCTTCCGGAGCATTGGCTGCTCGCAACGActgggaggggagggggaggggagagGAGAGAAGCGTCGACTGGGTTGCAACGATG GTGAACGTTCCAAAAACAAAGAAGACTTATTGCAAGAATAAGGCATGCCGAAAGCACACCCTTCACAAGGTTACCCAGTATAAAAAGGGTAAGGATAGTCTGTCTGCTCAAGGAAAGCGTCGTTACGACCGCAAACAGTCAGGTTATGGTGGTCAGACAAAGCCTGTTTTCCACAAGAAG gcaaaaacaaccAAGAAAATTGTGCTAAAACTGCAGTGCCAGAGTTGCAAGCATTATTCACAGCACCCTATAAAG AGATGCAAGCATTTCGAAATTGGTGGAGATAAGAAGGGGAAGGGGACGTCTCTCTTCTAG